The Nitrososphaerota archaeon genome has a segment encoding these proteins:
- a CDS encoding DUF763 domain-containing protein → MKKTGHVVLPLHGGHAPSWLTDRMKKLSDEIVRLLVNEYGPREFLSRLSDPFWFQAFGCVLGFDWHSSGVTTVVAGVLKDVLQFDRHGVRVAGGKGKASRKTPQEVVEISNSINLSTKRIEELQYASRMCAKVDTVAIQAGYPLYHHNFFLTEKGDWCVIQQGICVDDRTARRYHWFSSNV, encoded by the coding sequence TTGAAAAAGACGGGTCATGTAGTTCTACCTCTTCATGGAGGGCATGCTCCATCATGGCTAACGGATAGAATGAAGAAACTATCAGACGAAATTGTGCGCCTTCTTGTCAATGAATACGGTCCAAGAGAATTTCTCAGCAGGCTTTCTGATCCATTTTGGTTTCAGGCTTTCGGATGTGTTTTAGGTTTTGACTGGCACTCTTCTGGTGTGACGACGGTTGTTGCTGGAGTATTGAAAGACGTTCTGCAGTTTGACAGACATGGCGTAAGGGTTGCTGGAGGAAAGGGCAAGGCATCTAGAAAGACGCCACAAGAGGTTGTAGAAATAAGCAACTCGATAAACCTGTCTACAAAGAGAATTGAAGAGTTACAATATGCTAGCAGGATGTGCGCCAAAGTAGACACAGTAGCTATACAGGCAGGTTACCCTCTTTACCATCATAACTTTTTTCTGACGGAAAAGGGAGACTGGTGCGTAATTCAGCAGGGCATATGTGTAGATGACAGGACTGCTAGGAGATACCATTGGTTCTCATCAAATGTCTAA